TCGGCGGCGAGCCGGTCGCGCAACTCGTAGACCGCCTGCATGATCCGCAGCGCCGCCTCGATCGCATCTGCGCCGCTTTCGGGCCGGGCGGCATGGGCGGAGCGGCCCTCCACCGTCACCTCCAGATGCAGACAGCCGTTCTGCCGGGTGCCGACCGCGTAAGAGCCGCCCGAGCAGATCGCGAAATCGGGCCGGGTTTTCCGCCGCTCCAGGATCAGCGGCGGCCCGACCTCGCCGCCGCTTTCCTCGTCCCAGGTCAGATGCAGCTCGATCGTGCCGCCGAGGCTGAGGCCGGCCTGTCTGATCGCCCTGAGCGCCAGCGCATAGGCGACGATGTCGGATTTGGCGACCGCGGCGCCCCGGCCATACATCCGCCCGCCGCGGACCACGGCGGCATAGGGTTCGACCGACCAGCCATGGCCCGGCGGCGGGACGTCGCCATGGGCCACGAGCGCGATGGTGGGGCCGGGGCCGAATTCCGCGCGCACGATCAGGTTGGGGGCGGCGGCGACGCCGACGGCCCCGAAGGCCGCTTCGGGCACGGGCACGCGCTCCACCTCGAAGCCCAGCGTCTCCAGCCAGCCGGCGGTGACCTCGGCGATGGCGGTGCAGTCGCCGGGCGGCGCGTCGGAGGGCGTGCGCACCAGTTCGGAGAGGAAGTCGATCGCGGTCTCGTGGTTGCGGTCGACGATCCCGGCGAGGCGGGCGGTATCGGTGCTGGGACTGGCTGGCACGCTCACGGCTCGGGGCTCCTTGAAGATGGCCTGCCCCTTCAACGCCGGCGCAGCCTGAGCCGTTCCCCGAAAGCGAGATAGAGCCCGGCCGCGACCACGATCGCGGCCCCGGTCAGCGTCCACTGATCGGGCAGATGGCCGAAGATCACGAAGCCGACCGCGGTCGCCCAGATCAGCTGGGTGTAGCTGAAGGGCGAGATCAGCGAGGCAGGGGCGAGGCGGAGCGCCGAGATCAGCGCCAGATGCCCCAAGGCGCCGAACAGGCCGAGCAGCGCCATCATCACCCAGGTGCGGGCATCCACCGGCGCCCAATAGAACGGCACCGCGATCGAGGTGAGCGTGAAGCCGAACAGGGCGGCATAGAACAGCCCGACCAGCGGCCCGTCATAGGGCGAGATCTGGCGGGTGATGATCTGATAGACCGCGAAGCTGAGCGCCATGGCGAAGGCATAAAGAATGCCGGGGTCGAGATTGCCCGGATCGGGGCGCACGGCGATGAGCGCGCCCCCCAGCCCGAGCAGCACCGCCGCCCAGCGCTTCGGGCCGATCGCTTCGCCGAGGAGCGGCCCCGACATCAGGGTCACCATCAGCGGCGCCGTGAAATTCACCGCATAGAGCTGGGTGAGCGGCAGGCGGTGCACGGCCAGATAGGCGAAGACGGTCGACGAGATCAGCAGGGCCGAACGGGCGAGCTGACGGCCGGGCACGCGGGTGGAGATCATCCGCCTGAGCCCGAAAACCGGGATCAGCGGCAGCATCCACAGCAGATGGAAGCCATAGCGCGCCCAGACCAGCTGCGGCACCGGCTGGGTTTCCGAGAGCAGTTTGGCGATGGTGTCCATGGCCACGAACTGGCCCACCGCCACGATCATCAGGCCGATGCCCTTCAGACGGTCTAGCGACGGGTTGGAGGCCGCGAGCGACTGCGTTCCGACCGGCTCCGGGCCGGCGGGCGGGGTGGGGGTCGTGGTCATTGTCGGAACCGATCTGGCGCAGGGTCCGCAGTGCGGAGAAAGATGGTCCGCCAAGCTTGCCGGGGATCGGCGGCCAGGTACAGCGCTTCGTCCGCAAGGGTCCATGATCCGACACCGGACCGGCATCCACCGGTGTTTACGCAGGATCTTCAATCCACGCGCCGACAAAGCCGGACTGGTGCATACTGCATCCCAACCGGTCGCACGGGATGACGACGGCCGGAAAGGGGATGTGATGGGTGGGGTGATGTGATGGCACATGTGACGAGACGCGTGCGGGCGGGTGTCGCGGCGATCGCCGTGGCGCTGGCTCTGGTGAGCCTGCCGCCGGTGGCGGCCAGGCTGAATGCCGCCGAGGTGCCGGCGGTGAGCTTCACGATCGAGGGCCGGGCGTTTTCGCTGGATCGCGAGGCCCTGCTGAAGCGGCCCGATCTGACCGTGATCGATGTGCCGGACGATGTCTCCTATCACCGGCCCATGCGCTACAAGGCGGTGCCGCTGGCGCCGATCCTGGCCGATCACGGCCTGGCGGCCGACGACCATCTGGAGGTGGCGGCGCTGGACGGTTTCGTAGCCCAGCTGCCGGCGGCCCTGGTGCTGGAAACCCGCCCCGACCGCGCCCGGGCCTGGCTGGCGCTGTCCACGGCGGATGGCCCCACGGCGGGTGGTGATTGGCCGACCCTGCCCGACAAGGATGCCGATCCGGGCCCGTTCTATGTGGTGTGGACCAATGCGGCGGCGAGCGGGGTGACCCAGGAGCAATGGCCCTATCAGGTGGCGAGCTTCACCGCCACCGTGCCGCTGCTGGACCGTTTCCCGCCGATGCGGGTGGCGGAGACGCTGCCGGCCGATGCGCCGGAGCGGAAGGGCGAGCAGGTCTTCGCGGTGCAGTGCGCCGCCTGCCACAAGATCAACGGTGCCGGCCCGGCCGAGCTGGGCCCCGATCTGAACCTGCCGATGAACCCGACCGAGTACGTCCAGCCGGCAGCGCTGAAGAAATTGATCCGCAATACGAAATCGGTGCGCAGCTGGCCGGGATCGGTGATGCCGGCCTTTTCTGCCGACGAGCTGAGCGATGCCGATATCGACCATATCGTGGCCTATCTGACCCATATGGCCGGCCGCAAGGCCGGGCCCGCGAAGTGACCATGGCGGCCGAGGGGCGTGGCGCGCCTGCGCCAACAGGCGTAGGCTGACCCGGCGCGCGGGCGACAGGGACGGCGCCGGAATAACAGTCAGGGGCGGTTGAGGGAATGCAGCTTCGGAACGCAATGCGGGCCCGTCGGATGGTGGCCGGAGCCGCGGTGGCGGCGGCTCTGGTGACGATGGCAACCCTTGCGGCGGCACAGACCGGGCTGCCGCCCCTTTCTGCGGGTGGGGCGTCTTCGGGTGGGGGCGAAACCACGGCCGCGCCCCGCCAGCTGCCGCCGATCCTGTCGGCCGCCCCGGTGCCGGGGCCGGTAAAGACCGGGCCGGATGCGCCGTCGCCCGAAGCCGCGCGCGGCGTGCTGGAGCCGGCGGCGGAGGCGGTGATTTCGGCCGAG
This genomic window from Tistrella mobilis contains:
- a CDS encoding M20/M25/M40 family metallo-hydrolase, whose translation is MSVPASPSTDTARLAGIVDRNHETAIDFLSELVRTPSDAPPGDCTAIAEVTAGWLETLGFEVERVPVPEAAFGAVGVAAAPNLIVRAEFGPGPTIALVAHGDVPPPGHGWSVEPYAAVVRGGRMYGRGAAVAKSDIVAYALALRAIRQAGLSLGGTIELHLTWDEESGGEVGPPLILERRKTRPDFAICSGGSYAVGTRQNGCLHLEVTVEGRSAHAARPESGADAIEAALRIMQAVYELRDRLAADGGPPLVIGSLAAGTNPNMVADRARFVIDRRITPDEDPEAVEAELIRLVERTGAGAGALKTHCTRLLLARPLTPVGDIARLSAAIRRAATREMGEEVVESSSALYSDARHYAAAGIPTVTYGAGPRDPEDAHGHRADERITLDDLRRATRIIAAALVELLPVGARNAGRKS
- a CDS encoding DMT family transporter; translation: MTTTPTPPAGPEPVGTQSLAASNPSLDRLKGIGLMIVAVGQFVAMDTIAKLLSETQPVPQLVWARYGFHLLWMLPLIPVFGLRRMISTRVPGRQLARSALLISSTVFAYLAVHRLPLTQLYAVNFTAPLMVTLMSGPLLGEAIGPKRWAAVLLGLGGALIAVRPDPGNLDPGILYAFAMALSFAVYQIITRQISPYDGPLVGLFYAALFGFTLTSIAVPFYWAPVDARTWVMMALLGLFGALGHLALISALRLAPASLISPFSYTQLIWATAVGFVIFGHLPDQWTLTGAAIVVAAGLYLAFGERLRLRRR
- a CDS encoding c-type cytochrome; amino-acid sequence: MAHVTRRVRAGVAAIAVALALVSLPPVAARLNAAEVPAVSFTIEGRAFSLDREALLKRPDLTVIDVPDDVSYHRPMRYKAVPLAPILADHGLAADDHLEVAALDGFVAQLPAALVLETRPDRARAWLALSTADGPTAGGDWPTLPDKDADPGPFYVVWTNAAASGVTQEQWPYQVASFTATVPLLDRFPPMRVAETLPADAPERKGEQVFAVQCAACHKINGAGPAELGPDLNLPMNPTEYVQPAALKKLIRNTKSVRSWPGSVMPAFSADELSDADIDHIVAYLTHMAGRKAGPAK